In Plantibacter sp. PA-3-X8, one DNA window encodes the following:
- the leuA gene encoding 2-isopropylmalate synthase, whose protein sequence is MKNTQTPSGMPVHRYRAYQDQFDVSLPDRTWPDRRITEAPRWCAVDLRDGNQALIDPMSPERKRIMFDLLVKMGYKEIEVGFPSASQTDFDFVRSLIDEGAIPEDVTIQVLTQARDHLIERTYESLRGAKQAIVHLYNSTSILQRDVVFRSDKQGIIDLALHGARKCREMESTVPGTQIYYEYSPESYTGTELEFAVDICNQVVEVLEATPDRKVIINLPSTVEMASPNVYADSIEWMSRNLANRENIIISLHPHNDRGTAIAAAELGYLAGADRIEGCLFGNGERTGNVDLVALGINMFTQGVDPQIDFSDIDEVKRTAEHCNQLPVHERSPWAGDLVFTAFSGSHQDAIKKGFEAMSVDAVSQGKDVADLEWAVPYLPVDPQDLGRSYEAVIRVNSQSGKGGVAYLLKTDHAIDLPRRLQIEFSGVVQAKTDAEGGEVTSGQIWSIFQDEYLPATVADAKWGRFELQSTKTSSDLTGTVVLEVALRDGEQVEERTSTGNGPIAAFLNLLSGRGIEVTLYDYVEHTLSAGGDAEAAAYVELQVNDQRLWGVGIDGDIATASLKAVVSAVNRAVRTQVGARELASI, encoded by the coding sequence ATGAAGAACACCCAGACCCCATCAGGCATGCCGGTCCACCGCTACCGCGCCTACCAGGACCAGTTCGACGTCTCGCTGCCCGATCGCACGTGGCCTGACCGTCGGATCACCGAGGCCCCGCGCTGGTGCGCCGTCGACCTCCGCGACGGCAACCAGGCCCTCATCGACCCGATGAGCCCGGAGCGCAAGCGCATCATGTTCGACCTGCTCGTGAAGATGGGCTACAAGGAGATCGAGGTCGGGTTCCCGAGCGCGAGCCAGACCGACTTCGACTTCGTCCGCAGCCTCATCGACGAGGGTGCGATCCCCGAGGACGTCACCATCCAGGTGCTGACCCAGGCACGCGACCACCTCATCGAACGCACCTACGAGTCGCTGCGCGGGGCGAAGCAGGCGATCGTGCACCTGTACAACTCGACGAGCATCCTGCAGCGCGACGTCGTGTTCCGCAGCGACAAGCAGGGCATCATCGACCTCGCCCTCCACGGCGCCCGGAAGTGTCGGGAGATGGAGTCGACGGTCCCCGGGACGCAGATCTACTACGAGTACTCACCGGAGAGCTACACCGGTACCGAGCTCGAGTTCGCCGTCGACATCTGCAACCAGGTGGTCGAGGTCCTCGAGGCGACGCCCGACCGCAAGGTCATCATCAACCTGCCGTCGACGGTCGAGATGGCCTCGCCGAACGTCTACGCGGACTCGATCGAGTGGATGAGCCGCAACCTGGCCAACCGCGAGAACATCATCATCTCGCTGCACCCGCACAACGACCGCGGGACCGCGATCGCGGCGGCCGAGCTCGGCTACCTGGCCGGCGCCGACCGGATCGAGGGGTGCCTCTTCGGGAACGGTGAGCGGACCGGCAACGTCGACCTCGTCGCGCTCGGCATCAACATGTTCACGCAGGGGGTCGACCCGCAGATCGACTTCAGCGACATCGACGAGGTCAAGCGGACGGCCGAGCACTGCAACCAGCTGCCGGTGCACGAGCGGAGCCCCTGGGCGGGCGACCTCGTCTTCACGGCCTTCAGCGGTTCGCACCAGGACGCGATCAAGAAGGGCTTCGAGGCGATGTCCGTCGACGCCGTCTCGCAGGGCAAGGACGTCGCCGACCTCGAATGGGCCGTGCCGTACCTGCCGGTCGATCCGCAGGACCTGGGGCGCAGCTATGAGGCGGTCATCCGCGTGAACTCGCAGTCGGGCAAGGGCGGCGTCGCGTACCTGCTCAAGACCGACCACGCGATCGACCTGCCTCGTCGCCTGCAGATCGAGTTCTCAGGCGTCGTCCAGGCGAAGACCGACGCCGAGGGTGGCGAGGTGACGAGCGGCCAGATCTGGTCGATCTTCCAGGACGAGTACCTTCCGGCAACGGTCGCGGATGCCAAGTGGGGTCGGTTCGAACTCCAGTCCACGAAGACGTCGAGCGACCTCACCGGCACCGTGGTCCTCGAGGTCGCGCTTCGCGACGGCGAGCAGGTCGAGGAGCGCACCTCGACCGGCAACGGACCGATCGCGGCCTTCCTCAACCTGCTCTCCGGGCGGGGCATCGAGGTCACGCTGTACGACTACGTCGAGCACACGCTGAGCGCCGGGGGCGACGCCGAGGCGGCCGCCTACGTCGAGCTCCAGGTGAACGACCAGCGCCTGTGGGGCGTCGGCATCGACGGCGACATCGCGACCGCCTCGCTCAAGGCAGTGGTCTCGGCGGTCAACCGGGCCGTGCGCACGCAGGTCGGGGCGCGGGAACTGGCCTCCATCTGA
- a CDS encoding sensor histidine kinase → MLRSLRPSQLALDIALPSVLFLATFVLYAGRQPMYVIVLLGMCGALALRRVAPAVSLAVAWVTALAQMLLLLAPDPANFAIPVVLYAAASYGGRVLRWVSFASAFVGAALIAFYVIVVPSWTTGTGSDISTFGLANDMTPVAQVTVGLFMFLAFAAFFGLAWTAGVLMRTWRLARESRQAQLLAERDVAVEQERNRIARDMHDVVAHSLAVVIAQADGARYALAADPDSADQALRTISSISREALADVRVLLAQLRFQQTEGPQPVMADLDRLYEQLRGAGLDVVVQRHGQERPVATGSQLAVYRIIQEALTNALRHGDHRGPIDVHLDWTGPELQLWVVNRAKVEPPKAGTGHGLAGMNERATLAGGRFGTTLVDGLFTVYASIPYATVGVTR, encoded by the coding sequence ATGCTCCGCTCGCTCCGACCCAGCCAGTTGGCTCTCGACATCGCTCTGCCCTCGGTGTTGTTCCTCGCCACCTTCGTGCTGTACGCCGGGCGACAGCCGATGTACGTCATCGTGCTGCTCGGCATGTGCGGCGCGCTCGCCCTCCGTCGCGTCGCCCCGGCCGTCTCCCTCGCCGTCGCCTGGGTCACAGCGCTGGCGCAGATGCTGCTCCTCCTGGCACCCGATCCCGCGAACTTCGCGATCCCGGTCGTGCTCTACGCTGCGGCGAGTTACGGCGGACGGGTGCTGCGCTGGGTCTCCTTCGCCTCTGCGTTCGTCGGAGCCGCGCTCATCGCGTTCTACGTGATCGTCGTCCCGAGTTGGACCACGGGCACCGGCAGCGACATCAGTACCTTCGGCCTGGCGAACGACATGACACCGGTCGCGCAGGTGACCGTCGGGCTGTTCATGTTCCTTGCGTTCGCCGCCTTCTTCGGCCTCGCTTGGACCGCAGGTGTCCTGATGCGCACCTGGCGGCTCGCCCGCGAGAGCCGACAGGCGCAGCTCCTGGCGGAGCGCGACGTCGCCGTCGAGCAGGAGCGCAACCGGATCGCGCGCGACATGCACGACGTGGTCGCGCACTCCCTCGCCGTCGTCATCGCGCAGGCCGACGGTGCCCGATATGCGCTGGCCGCGGACCCGGACTCGGCCGACCAGGCGTTGCGGACGATCTCGAGCATCTCCCGCGAGGCCCTCGCCGATGTCCGGGTGTTGCTCGCACAATTACGGTTCCAACAGACCGAGGGCCCGCAGCCGGTCATGGCCGACCTCGATCGGCTCTACGAGCAGCTGCGAGGAGCCGGGTTGGACGTGGTGGTCCAGCGTCACGGCCAGGAACGACCGGTCGCGACCGGTTCGCAGCTGGCCGTGTACCGGATCATCCAGGAGGCGCTCACGAACGCGCTCCGACACGGCGACCATCGTGGGCCGATCGACGTCCATCTCGACTGGACCGGACCCGAGCTGCAGCTCTGGGTCGTCAACCGGGCGAAGGTCGAACCACCGAAGGCCGGCACTGGGCACGGACTCGCCGGGATGAACGAGCGCGCTACGCTTGCAGGCGGCAGGTTCGGGACGACCCTGGTGGACGGTCTCTTCACCGTCTACGCATCGATCCCGTACGCGACGGTGGGAGTGACGAGATGA
- a CDS encoding response regulator transcription factor translates to MTDPSDATAAGAITIALVDDQALFRGGIRMLIGSQPDLRVVGEASDGRQAVELAARTRPQVILMDVRMPVMDGIEATKTILAEADARGGERPRIVVLTTFDLDEAAATAIRAGASGFLLKDAEPEFLLAAIRTVHAGNAVIAASATRELFEHFQQAPAAPAAPQRYAELTAREREIFLLAARGLSNSEIAAAEFLSEATVKTHISRIFAKLEVRDRVQLVVFAFEHGLV, encoded by the coding sequence ATGACCGATCCGAGTGACGCGACGGCAGCGGGGGCGATCACGATCGCGCTGGTCGACGACCAGGCGCTGTTCCGAGGCGGGATCCGCATGCTCATCGGTTCGCAGCCGGACCTCCGCGTCGTCGGCGAGGCCTCCGACGGGCGTCAAGCGGTCGAGCTGGCCGCACGGACACGTCCGCAGGTCATCCTCATGGACGTCCGGATGCCGGTCATGGACGGGATCGAGGCGACGAAGACGATCCTGGCGGAGGCAGACGCGCGCGGGGGCGAGCGGCCTCGGATCGTCGTGCTGACCACCTTCGACCTCGACGAGGCGGCCGCGACGGCCATCCGAGCCGGGGCGAGCGGGTTCCTGCTCAAGGACGCGGAGCCCGAGTTCCTGCTCGCAGCGATCCGCACGGTCCATGCAGGGAACGCGGTCATCGCCGCGTCGGCCACCCGCGAGCTGTTCGAGCACTTCCAGCAGGCTCCGGCAGCTCCGGCCGCCCCGCAGCGCTATGCCGAGCTCACGGCGCGAGAGCGCGAGATCTTCCTCCTCGCGGCGCGCGGGCTGAGCAACTCCGAGATCGCCGCCGCCGAGTTCCTCAGCGAGGCGACCGTGAAGACGCACATCAGCCGGATCTTCGCCAAGCTCGAGGTGCGCGACCGGGTCCAGCTCGTCGTGTTCGCCTTCGAGCACGGCTTGGTCTGA
- a CDS encoding ABC transporter ATP-binding protein, which translates to MTTSAQPSVVASVHGLRKSYGPADNQVVALDGVDLEIERGRFTAIMGPSGSGKSTLMHIMAGLDQATAGRVRLGDQDITDLDDGQLTILRRRRVGFVFQAFNLVPTLDVAANIRLPFELDARRPTGEEQSWIDVLVSTLGLASRLGHRPHELSGGQQQRVAIARALATRPELLFADEPTGNLDSRTGRSVLALLAAASTEYGQSIAMVTHDPIAASYADRIVFLADGRVVEDRPRSTAEQISALMLGMERAA; encoded by the coding sequence ATGACCACTTCAGCACAGCCGTCCGTCGTCGCCAGCGTCCACGGACTCCGGAAGAGCTACGGACCCGCCGACAACCAGGTCGTCGCCCTCGACGGCGTCGACCTCGAGATCGAGCGGGGCCGGTTCACCGCCATCATGGGCCCGAGCGGCTCGGGCAAGTCGACGCTCATGCACATCATGGCCGGCCTCGACCAGGCCACCGCGGGGCGGGTGCGCCTCGGTGACCAGGACATCACGGACCTCGACGACGGGCAGCTCACGATCCTCCGTCGGCGTCGTGTCGGCTTCGTGTTCCAGGCCTTCAACCTGGTCCCGACGCTCGACGTCGCGGCCAACATCCGGCTGCCCTTCGAACTCGACGCCCGCCGTCCGACCGGTGAGGAGCAGAGCTGGATCGACGTGCTCGTGAGCACGCTCGGACTCGCCTCCCGACTCGGGCACCGCCCGCACGAACTCTCAGGCGGACAGCAGCAGCGCGTCGCGATCGCGCGTGCCCTCGCGACGCGACCCGAGCTCCTCTTCGCGGACGAACCGACCGGCAACCTCGACTCCCGCACCGGGCGGAGCGTCCTGGCCCTACTGGCGGCGGCCAGCACCGAGTACGGGCAGAGCATCGCGATGGTGACGCACGACCCGATCGCCGCGAGCTACGCGGACCGGATCGTGTTCCTCGCGGACGGGCGGGTGGTCGAGGACCGTCCCCGATCGACCGCCGAGCAGATCTCAGCGCTCATGCTCGGCATGGAGCGTGCGGCATGA
- a CDS encoding ABC transporter permease, whose protein sequence is MSRADLGPRAREHRASLLVATLSASFGVLLLMVTSVLSTFILADDVTGSSGTVVIMLILAAAVFVSLAVYVGAIVTANTFATIVAGRTRTIALLRLIGSTARSQRRAVAKEGVVVGLLGGGAGLLVGLLATFALVRIGVATGVLPELPYAIVEPAVLLPVVAVVLTTWLASWIGARRVLTVTPMQAIGGSQELSREEATARPARNAVAIGLFVVGVLLLLAGVGVGLVSPLGVLIGILGGIVSFSGLVLGAHLVMPPALRLVGRLFGTSATARLAAENAVRYPERSSRTTIGLVIGVTLVTMFAVAAANFQEFVLNAQAANPEVYEGTQAVVATTVGVFSALIGLSALIAAVGMVNNLSLSVLQRTRELGLLRALGFSAVQIRRMIVIEAAQLTIAAVVVGLVLGTFYGWAGAQSMLGAINGSPGLIFPVIPWAIVAVIVVLAALLTAAASVAPSRRATRIAPVAALAVD, encoded by the coding sequence ATGAGCCGGGCGGATCTCGGGCCCCGGGCCCGCGAGCATCGCGCGAGCCTCCTCGTCGCGACGCTGAGTGCCTCGTTCGGCGTCCTGTTGCTCATGGTCACGAGTGTGCTCTCGACCTTCATCCTGGCCGACGACGTCACGGGGTCCAGCGGCACCGTGGTGATCATGCTCATCCTCGCGGCCGCCGTGTTCGTCTCGTTGGCGGTGTACGTCGGTGCGATCGTCACGGCGAACACGTTCGCCACGATCGTCGCCGGGCGGACGAGGACGATCGCGCTGCTCCGCCTGATCGGTTCGACGGCGCGATCGCAGCGTCGCGCCGTCGCGAAGGAGGGTGTCGTCGTCGGCCTGCTCGGCGGGGGAGCAGGGCTGCTCGTCGGGCTCCTCGCGACCTTCGCGCTCGTGCGGATCGGCGTCGCGACCGGTGTGCTGCCCGAGCTGCCGTACGCGATCGTCGAACCGGCCGTGCTCCTGCCGGTCGTCGCGGTCGTCCTGACCACGTGGCTCGCGTCCTGGATCGGCGCGCGTCGTGTCCTGACGGTCACCCCGATGCAGGCGATCGGAGGATCGCAGGAGTTGAGTCGGGAGGAGGCCACCGCGCGGCCCGCCCGGAACGCGGTTGCGATCGGTCTCTTCGTAGTTGGTGTCCTGCTCCTGCTCGCCGGTGTCGGCGTCGGGCTCGTGTCGCCGCTCGGCGTGCTCATCGGCATCCTCGGCGGGATCGTCTCCTTCTCCGGCCTCGTGCTCGGTGCGCACCTCGTGATGCCGCCGGCGCTGCGGCTGGTCGGCCGGCTGTTCGGCACCTCAGCGACGGCTCGACTCGCCGCCGAGAACGCCGTCCGCTACCCGGAGCGCAGTTCTCGCACGACGATCGGACTGGTGATCGGCGTGACCCTCGTGACGATGTTCGCGGTCGCCGCGGCCAACTTCCAGGAGTTCGTGCTGAACGCACAGGCTGCGAATCCGGAGGTCTACGAGGGCACGCAGGCCGTGGTCGCGACGACCGTCGGCGTCTTCTCCGCCCTCATCGGGCTGAGCGCGCTCATCGCCGCGGTCGGGATGGTCAACAACCTCTCGCTCAGCGTCCTGCAACGCACCCGCGAACTCGGACTGCTCCGCGCACTCGGATTCTCGGCGGTGCAGATCCGTCGCATGATCGTGATCGAGGCGGCGCAGCTCACCATCGCGGCCGTCGTCGTCGGCCTCGTCCTCGGGACGTTCTACGGCTGGGCCGGTGCCCAGTCGATGCTCGGCGCGATCAACGGTTCGCCCGGGCTCATCTTCCCGGTCATCCCGTGGGCCATCGTCGCCGTGATCGTCGTGCTCGCCGCACTCCTCACGGCTGCGGCCTCGGTGGCACCGTCCCGTCGGGCGACCCGGATCGCGCCCGTCGCGGCACTCGCGGTCGACTGA
- a CDS encoding trimeric intracellular cation channel family protein has product MNEVLFVVPLWVDLSAVAIGAVQGAMFAARFQDRQLDWLGVAIIGVVVGLGGGLIRDILLGQVPASLQNNWYLPVASGAALLGMFLLRTITRLGPVIIGLDALTIGMFGAIGSTKALAAGLPVIPAIFVGTVSAVGGSVLRDVMLGVPVALMHVGSLYAVAAAVGTALLVLAVTFGAPLGIAAIVGVSSTAVIRLLAVRFGWTLPEQRQIGGWRIWRRSTRG; this is encoded by the coding sequence GTGAACGAGGTCCTCTTCGTCGTTCCGCTGTGGGTCGACCTCTCGGCGGTCGCGATCGGCGCCGTCCAGGGCGCGATGTTCGCGGCCAGATTCCAGGATCGTCAACTCGACTGGCTCGGCGTCGCCATCATCGGCGTCGTCGTCGGACTCGGTGGCGGTCTCATCCGCGACATCCTCCTCGGACAGGTGCCGGCGTCCCTCCAGAACAACTGGTACCTCCCCGTCGCCTCGGGAGCCGCCCTGCTCGGGATGTTCCTCCTGCGCACCATCACGAGGCTCGGGCCGGTCATCATCGGTCTCGACGCCCTGACGATCGGCATGTTCGGAGCGATCGGCTCCACCAAGGCCCTGGCAGCCGGCCTGCCGGTCATCCCGGCGATCTTCGTCGGAACCGTCTCAGCCGTCGGCGGATCGGTGCTCCGCGACGTCATGCTCGGTGTCCCCGTCGCCCTCATGCACGTCGGCTCGCTCTACGCCGTGGCGGCCGCGGTCGGTACCGCCCTCCTCGTCCTCGCCGTGACCTTCGGGGCACCGCTCGGGATCGCGGCGATCGTCGGTGTCTCTTCGACCGCGGTGATCCGCCTCCTGGCGGTCCGGTTCGGGTGGACGTTGCCGGAGCAGCGCCAGATCGGCGGATGGCGGATCTGGCGCCGCTCGACCCGCGGCTGA
- the recO gene encoding DNA repair protein RecO — translation MPVYRDEVVVLRTHKLGEADRIVTMLSRSRGKIRAVAKGVRRTGSKFGSRLEPFMVADVQFYEGRSLDTITQAESLGSYGAEISADYGSYTAASAMVEAADRLTESEGSLQQYLLLVGALRSLSKHEHGPRLTLDSYLLRAFSLAGWAPSFGACSRCGTEGEYSHVVVQLGGVVCDDCAPSGSPRLDAETLSLLGALLSGDWEHAEAAAEQTASRASGFTAAYAQWHLERGLRSLAHLEQDRSRG, via the coding sequence GTGCCGGTATATCGAGACGAAGTGGTGGTGTTGCGGACCCACAAGCTCGGCGAGGCCGATCGCATCGTCACCATGCTCTCACGCAGCAGGGGCAAGATCCGGGCGGTCGCGAAGGGTGTCCGTCGCACGGGCTCGAAGTTCGGGTCCCGGCTCGAGCCGTTCATGGTCGCCGACGTCCAGTTCTACGAGGGCCGCAGCCTCGACACCATCACCCAGGCCGAGTCGCTCGGCTCGTACGGCGCCGAGATCAGCGCCGACTACGGGAGCTACACGGCCGCGAGCGCGATGGTCGAGGCGGCCGATCGGCTGACGGAGTCCGAGGGCTCCCTCCAGCAGTACCTGCTGCTCGTCGGCGCCCTGCGGTCGCTCTCGAAGCATGAGCACGGTCCGCGGCTCACCCTCGACTCCTACCTGCTCCGGGCGTTCTCGCTCGCCGGTTGGGCACCGAGCTTCGGCGCCTGCTCGAGGTGCGGCACGGAGGGCGAGTACTCGCACGTGGTCGTGCAGCTCGGCGGGGTCGTGTGCGACGACTGCGCGCCCTCAGGGAGCCCTCGGCTCGACGCCGAGACCCTCTCGCTCCTCGGAGCACTGCTCTCCGGCGACTGGGAGCACGCGGAGGCCGCCGCCGAGCAGACGGCCTCACGGGCGAGCGGATTCACCGCCGCCTATGCGCAATGGCATCTGGAGCGCGGCCTGCGGTCGCTCGCGCACCTCGAACAGGATCGGAGCCGCGGGTGA
- a CDS encoding isoprenyl transferase, with protein sequence MTPKPYTHRDAVPFKPIDWTGEVPPEFAKGEVPSHVAIVMDGNGRWANRRGLTRVEGHKAGEAALLDVVAGALQLGIKHLSVYAFSTENWKRSPDEVRFLMGFNREVLHRRRDQLNEWGVRVRWSGRRPRLWTSVIKELQTAEELTRDNDRLTLTMCVNYGGRNEIVDAVRSIADDVAAGRIKPSAVSERLVQSRLYLPDLPDVDLFVRSSGEQRTSNFQLWQSAYAEMVFLDTLWPDFGRRQLWEAVERYAGRDRRFGGARDVPDAPAPSGE encoded by the coding sequence GTGACCCCGAAGCCCTACACCCACCGCGACGCGGTGCCGTTCAAACCGATCGACTGGACAGGGGAGGTCCCGCCCGAGTTCGCGAAGGGTGAGGTGCCGTCGCACGTCGCGATCGTCATGGACGGCAACGGCCGGTGGGCGAACCGGCGCGGACTCACGCGTGTCGAAGGGCACAAGGCGGGCGAGGCCGCACTCCTCGACGTCGTGGCCGGTGCCCTGCAACTCGGGATCAAGCACCTGTCGGTGTACGCGTTCTCGACGGAGAACTGGAAGCGCTCACCCGATGAGGTCCGCTTCCTCATGGGGTTCAACCGCGAGGTGCTCCATCGACGGCGCGACCAACTGAACGAGTGGGGCGTGCGCGTGCGCTGGTCGGGGCGTCGGCCGCGGTTGTGGACCTCGGTCATCAAGGAGCTCCAGACGGCGGAGGAGCTGACGCGCGACAACGACCGCCTGACGCTCACCATGTGCGTCAACTACGGCGGTCGCAACGAGATCGTCGACGCGGTGCGCAGCATCGCCGACGACGTCGCCGCCGGCCGCATCAAGCCGTCGGCCGTCTCGGAGCGTCTCGTCCAGAGCCGGCTCTACCTGCCCGACCTCCCGGACGTCGACCTCTTCGTCCGGAGCTCCGGAGAGCAGCGCACCAGCAACTTCCAGCTGTGGCAGTCGGCCTACGCGGAGATGGTCTTCCTCGACACCCTCTGGCCCGACTTCGGGCGGCGTCAGCTCTGGGAGGCCGTCGAACGGTACGCCGGACGCGACCGTCGTTTCGGCGGGGCGCGCGACGTGCCAGACGCCCCGGCGCCCTCGGGGGAATGA
- a CDS encoding DsbA family protein has product MSEPIKIDIWSDIACPWCYIGKRKFERGAAEFAQLGDGREVEVEYHSFELAPDTPVDFDGTEIDFLVKHKGMPADQVQQMLDRVTGIASDAGLEYDFGILQHTNTVKAHELLHFAKAEGKQLEMTERLLRAYFTEGRHVGRIEDLADLAVEVGLDRSAVVSALESGQYTQAVREDQATAQGYGIQGVPFFVIDGAYGVSGAQEAAAFTQVLEQVWTERASTEPVQA; this is encoded by the coding sequence ATGAGTGAACCCATCAAGATCGACATCTGGTCCGACATCGCCTGCCCGTGGTGCTACATCGGCAAGCGCAAGTTCGAGCGGGGTGCGGCGGAGTTCGCGCAGCTCGGCGACGGACGCGAAGTCGAGGTCGAGTACCACTCCTTCGAGCTGGCACCCGACACCCCGGTCGACTTCGACGGCACCGAGATCGACTTCCTCGTGAAGCACAAGGGCATGCCGGCCGACCAGGTGCAGCAGATGCTCGATCGGGTGACGGGGATCGCCTCGGACGCCGGTCTCGAGTACGACTTCGGCATCCTCCAGCACACGAACACGGTGAAGGCGCACGAACTGCTGCACTTCGCCAAGGCGGAGGGGAAGCAGCTCGAGATGACCGAGCGCCTCCTGCGGGCCTACTTCACCGAGGGCCGCCATGTCGGTCGCATCGAGGACCTCGCCGACCTCGCCGTCGAGGTGGGGCTCGACCGGTCCGCCGTGGTCTCGGCGCTGGAATCCGGCCAGTACACGCAGGCAGTCCGCGAGGACCAGGCGACGGCACAGGGGTACGGCATCCAGGGCGTCCCGTTCTTCGTCATCGACGGCGCCTACGGGGTGTCCGGCGCGCAGGAGGCGGCCGCGTTCACGCAGGTCCTCGAGCAGGTCTGGACGGAACGCGCGAGCACCGAGCCGGTGCAGGCGTGA
- a CDS encoding aminoacyl-tRNA deacylase, which yields MSDAVPPADLKPSGRERVRAAAAALGLDVELVERPPARSLHEAAELLGIEPADIVKTIVVKRRSGDYLFALVPGGRKISWPPFRTLLGVNKLAMPDAATAFQATGYERGTITVLGASAPLPVYADERILERGGRISIGAGEHGWSAFVDAAEYLTAIGAVTADLTEPEDPQS from the coding sequence ATGTCAGACGCCGTCCCGCCCGCCGACCTCAAGCCGTCCGGCCGCGAGCGCGTCCGAGCAGCGGCCGCCGCACTCGGTCTCGACGTGGAGCTGGTCGAGCGACCGCCCGCGCGCAGTCTCCACGAGGCGGCGGAGCTGCTCGGCATCGAGCCCGCGGACATCGTCAAGACGATCGTCGTGAAGCGTCGCAGCGGCGACTACCTCTTCGCCCTCGTGCCGGGCGGCCGCAAGATCTCCTGGCCGCCGTTCCGCACGCTGCTCGGTGTGAACAAGCTCGCGATGCCGGACGCGGCGACCGCGTTCCAGGCGACCGGCTACGAGCGCGGCACCATCACCGTCCTCGGTGCGAGCGCTCCACTCCCCGTCTATGCGGACGAGCGCATCCTCGAGCGCGGAGGGCGCATCTCGATCGGCGCCGGCGAGCACGGGTGGAGCGCCTTCGTCGACGCGGCGGAGTACCTCACCGCCATCGGCGCCGTCACCGCGGACCTCACCGAGCCGGAGGACCCTCAGTCCTGA
- the dusB gene encoding tRNA dihydrouridine synthase DusB: MSLPTTLSQRPSLAIGPIVLDSPVVLAPMAGITNTAFRRLCREYGAGLYVSEMITSRALVERTPETMRLIQHHESETLRSIQLYGVDPKTVAEAVTMLVAEDRADHIDLNFGCPVPKVTRKGGGAALPWKTGLFRDIVEGAVRAAGDVPLTIKMRKGIDSDHLTYLEAGRIAEGAGVASIALHARTAAEFYSGHADWSAITKLKETVTSVPVLGNGDIWSGEDALRMVDETGCDGVVVGRGCLGRPWLFGDLSSAFAGEGGKAEPSLGDVAAAFRRHAELLAEFFESEERGCRDIRKHVAWYFKGYPVGGDLRASLATVESLDQLDDLLATLDWTAPYPGAAAEGQRGRAGTPKRPALPYGWLDSQSLGADEQTEIAGAELDHSGG; encoded by the coding sequence ATGTCTCTTCCTACCACGCTCTCGCAGCGCCCGAGCCTCGCGATCGGGCCCATCGTGCTCGACTCGCCGGTCGTGCTCGCCCCCATGGCCGGGATCACCAACACGGCGTTCCGTCGACTGTGCCGCGAATACGGTGCTGGACTGTACGTCAGCGAGATGATCACCTCCCGCGCGCTCGTCGAACGCACGCCGGAGACCATGCGGCTCATCCAGCACCACGAGAGCGAGACGCTCCGCTCCATCCAGCTCTACGGCGTCGACCCGAAGACGGTCGCCGAGGCCGTCACCATGCTCGTCGCCGAGGATCGCGCCGACCACATCGACCTCAACTTCGGCTGCCCGGTGCCCAAGGTCACCCGCAAGGGCGGGGGAGCGGCGCTGCCCTGGAAGACCGGGCTCTTCCGCGACATCGTCGAGGGCGCTGTCCGTGCCGCCGGCGACGTCCCGCTCACGATCAAGATGCGCAAGGGCATCGACTCCGACCACCTCACCTACCTCGAGGCCGGCCGGATCGCCGAGGGCGCCGGCGTGGCGTCGATCGCGCTGCACGCCAGGACCGCCGCCGAGTTCTACTCCGGCCACGCGGACTGGTCGGCGATCACCAAGCTCAAGGAGACGGTCACCTCGGTGCCGGTCCTCGGGAACGGCGACATCTGGTCGGGAGAGGACGCCCTGAGGATGGTCGACGAGACCGGCTGCGACGGCGTCGTCGTGGGCCGCGGTTGCCTCGGTCGCCCCTGGCTCTTCGGCGACCTCAGCTCGGCGTTCGCCGGTGAGGGCGGCAAGGCGGAGCCGTCCCTGGGCGACGTCGCGGCCGCGTTCCGGCGTCACGCCGAGCTCCTGGCCGAGTTCTTCGAGAGCGAGGAGCGCGGCTGCCGCGACATCCGGAAGCACGTCGCCTGGTACTTCAAGGGCTACCCCGTCGGCGGTGACCTCCGCGCGAGCCTTGCGACCGTGGAGTCGCTCGACCAGCTCGACGACCTGCTCGCGACCCTCGACTGGACGGCCCCCTACCCGGGCGCCGCAGCGGAAGGGCAGCGCGGACGCGCCGGCACGCCGAAACGACCGGCACTGCCCTACGGCTGGCTCGACTCGCAGTCGCTGGGTGCCGACGAGCAGACCGAGATCGCGGGAGCGGAACTGGACCACAGTGGCGGATAG